A DNA window from Brassica napus cultivar Da-Ae chromosome C1, Da-Ae, whole genome shotgun sequence contains the following coding sequences:
- the LOC106428304 gene encoding glutamate--tRNA ligase, cytoplasmic-like, whose amino-acid sequence MEEIKLTFPADSPPLSVIVALSLSSSPVTIDSSSSAVPSFVFSDGRKLTGTSVLLRYVGRSAKSLPGFYGHDAFEYSQIDEWIDYAPVFSSSGSEFKNACTSVDNYLQSGTFLVGHSLSIADVAVWSALAGSGPRWERLRKSKKYQNLVRWFNSISLEYAEPLNKVAAYTAAKKGSGKASSVAPRSKDQQASDKGKPEVDLPGAEVGKVKLRFAPEPSGYLHIGHAKAALLNKYFAERYQGEVIIRFDDTNPAKESNEFVENLVKDIGTLGIKYERVTYTSDYFPDLMSMAEKLMREGKAYVDDTPREQMHKERKDGIDSKCRNHTVEENLNLWREMIAGSKRGLQCCVRGKLDMQDPNKAMRDPVYYRCNPMSHHRIGNKYKIYPTYDFACPFVDSIEGITHALRSSEYHDRNAQYYKVLEDMGLRRVEIYEFSRLNLVYTLLSKRKLLWFVQQGEVGGWDDPRFPTVQGIVRRGLKIEALIQFILEQGASKNLNLMEWDKLWTINKKIVDSVCPRHTAVVEERRVLLTLTDGPDEPFVRLIPKHKKYEGAGEKATTFTKRIWIEGADASAISVNEEVTLMDWGNAIVKEVTKDEEGRVTALSGLLNLKGSVKTTKLKLTWLPETNELVKLTLTDFGYLITKKKLEENDELVFAKFVNPDTKKETSALGDSNMRKLKENDELVFPEFVNPDTKKETSALGDSNMRNLQRGDVIQLERKGYYRCDVPFVKSSKPIVLFSIPDGRQHQPLSAN is encoded by the exons ATGGAAGAGATCAAACTCACTTTCCCAGCCGACTCTCCACCGCTTTCGGTCATCGTTGCTCTCTCCCTCTCATCCTCTCCGGTAACCATcgactcctcctcctccgccgtcCCTTCATTCGTCTTCTCCGACGG GCGCAAGCTGACTGGGACATCAGTTCTTCTCCGATACGTCGGTCGATCAGCTAAGTCTCTTCCTGGTTTCTACGGCCACGATGCTTTCGAATATTCCCAG ATTGATGAGTGGATAGACTACGCACCTGTCTTCTCCTCCTCTGGCTCAGAGTTTAAGAATGCTTGTACAAGTGTCGATAACTACCTTCAAAGTGGCACCTTTCTTGTTGGTCATTCTCTTTCCATCGCCGATGTTGCTGTTTGGTCAGCTCTTGCTG GATCCGGTCCGAGGTGGGAGAGGTTGAGGAAATCGAAAAAGTATCAGAACTTGGTTAGATGGTTCAACTCGATATCGCTTGAGTACGCCGAGCCACTCAACAAGGTGGCTGCGTATACTGCGGCGAAGAAGGGCTCAGGGAAGGCTTCATCTGTTGCACCAAGATCCAAAGACCAACAAGCATCAGATAAAGGGAAGCCTGAAGTGGACTTGCCTGGTGCTGAAGTTGGAAAAGTCAAGCTCCGGTTCGCTCCAGAGCCAAGCGGTTACCTCCACATCGGACACGCCAAAGCCGCCTTGCTGAACAAGTACTTCGCCGAGCGTTACCAAGGGGAAGTGATCATCCGTTTCGACGACACCAACCCCGCCAAAGAGAGCAACGAGTTTGTTGAGAATCTAGTCAAAGACATCGGTACCTTGGGGATCAAGTATGAGCGTGTGACCTACACTTCCGATTACTTCCCCGACCTGATGAGCATGGCGGAGAAGCTGATGCGCGAGGGAAAGGCTTACGTGGACGACACGCCGAGGGAGCAGATGCACAAGGAGAGGAAGGATGGGATTGATTCGAAATGCAGGAACCATACCGTCGAGGAGAATCTGAATCTGTGGCGAGAGATGATCGCTGGAAGCAAGAGAGGGTTACAGTGCTGTGTCCGAGGGAAGCTAGACATGCAAGATCCTAACAAAGCTATGCGTGACCCGGTTTATTACCGTTGCAACCCTATGTCTCATCACCGTATAGGGAATAAGTACAAGATCTATCCAACGTATGACTTCGCTTGCCCGTTTGTGGACTCCATTGAAGGCATAACGCATGCTCTTCGGTCTAGTGAGTATCACGACAGGAATGCTCAGTACTACAAAGTTCTGGAGGACATGGGATTGCGGAGAGTTGAGATTTATGAGTTTAGTAGGTTGAATCTAGTGTACACTCTTCTCAGCAAGAGGAAGCTTCTCTGGTTTGTTCAGCAAGGGGAGGTTGGTGGGTGGGATGATCCACGCTTCCCTACGGTGCAAGGCATTGTCCGTAGAGGTTTGAAAATCGAGGCACTGATTCAGTTCATTCTTGAGCAA GGTGCTTCCAAGAATCTAAACTTGATGGAATGGGACAAGCTGTGGACTATCAACAAGAAGATAGTTGATTCTGTGTGTCCTAGACATACGGCTGTGGTTGAAGAGCGGCGTGTACTGTTGACATTAACCGATGGTCCTGACGAGCCGTTTGTCCGCTTGATACCAAAGCACAAGAAGTATGAAGGTGCCGGAGAGAAGGCGACCACTTTCACCAAGAGGATATGGATCGAGGGAGCTGATGCGAGTGCCATCTCTGTTAACGAGGAAGTGACTCTGATGGATTGGGGAAACGCCATTGTGAAGGAAGTTACAAAGGACGAGGAGGGTCGTGTCACTGCGTTATCAGGCCTTCTGAATCTCAAAGGGTCTGTGAAGACTACAAAGCTGAAGCTCACGTGGCTTCCGGAGACTAATGAGTTAGTTAAGCTCACGTTAACAGACTTTGGTTACTTAATCACCAAGAAGAAG CTGGAGGAAAATGATGAGTTGGTTTTTGCTAAGTTTGTGAATCCTGACACGAAGAAGGAAACATCAGCACTTGGTGATTCGAATATGAGGAAG CTCAAGGAAAATGATGAGTTGGTTTTTCCTGAGTTTGTGAATCCTGACACGAAGAAGGAAACATCAGCACTTGGTGATTCGAATATGAGGAACCTGCAGCGTGGTGATGTGATTCAGCTGGAGAGGAAAGGCTACTACAGATGTGATGTGCCTTTTGTCAAGTCTTCAAAACCCATTGTCTTGTTCTCAATCCCAGATGGAAGGCAACACCAGCCATTGTCTGCTAACTGA
- the LOC125580163 gene encoding probable germin-like protein subfamily 2 member 5 yields the protein YEAVKVNGYTCKDTTQVTPQDFYFQGLATAGAASNTSTGAIVIGATVEKLPGLNTLGLSMSRIDYAPNGLNPPHVHPRASEIIYVLEGQLYYVGFVTTAGKLVAKHINKGEVFVLPKGLLHFQKNVAKSAPASVIAAFDSQLPGTQSLVCSLFGALPEDILVKSFRFKPKQVKKIKSKYQPKK from the coding sequence TATGAAGCGGTCAAGGTCAACGGATACACATGCAAGGACACAACACAAGTAACACCACAAGACTTCTACTTCCAAGGCCTAGCCACCGCCGGAGCCGCTTCCAACACCTCCACCGGAGCCATCGTAATCGGAGCCACCGTAGAGAAGTTGCCAGGGCTCAACACACTCGGCCTCTCCATGTCCCGCATTGACTACGCGCCAAACGGCCTTAACCCACCGCACGTCCACCCACGCGCCTCTGAGATCATCTACGTCCTAGAGGGTCAGCTCTACTACGTAGGCTTCGTTACAACCGCTGGAAAACTCGTTGCTAAACACATCAACAAAGGAGAAGTCTTCGTTTTACCCAAAGGGCTTTTACATTTTCAGAAGAACGTTGCTAAGTCGGCTCCAGCTTCTGTAATAGCAGCTTTTGATAGCCAGTTGCCTGGAACACAGTCGCTTGTGTGTTCTCTCTTTGGTGCTCTTCCTGAAGACATTCTTGTTAAGTCTTTCCGGTTCAAACCCAAACAGGTTAAGAAGATCAAGTCCAAATACCAACCCAAGAAATGA
- the LOC106428302 gene encoding glycerophosphodiester phosphodiesterase GDPDL3, translated as MRGLRASSLLLCGLVLIQLLAVQIDAQRPKTQWKTLSGFSPRVIARGGFSGLFPDSSLDAYNFAMQTSVADAVLWCDLQLTKDGAGICFPDLTMSNASNVESVYPKGQSTYPVNGVPTPGWFTIDFSLRALTNLSLIRGILSRSDKFDGNGYTISTVQTVNKEMKPQGFWLNVQHDAFYAQHNLSMSNFLVSVTKTVIVDFISSPEVNFFRKIAGRFGREGPSFVFRFLEKEQFEPTTNRTYGSILSNLTFVKTFASGILVPKSYVLPLDDKQYLLPSTSLVQDAHKAGLEVFASGFANDVDIAHDYSFDPVSEYLSFMDNGNFSVDGVLSDFPITASASVECFSHVARNATKQVDFLVISKNGASGDYPGCTNLAYEKAINDGADVIDCSVQMSSDGKPFCSSSIDLGNTTMVAQSPLRNRSTSVPEISSVNGIYTFTLTWPEIQTLTPAISNPYSRRFNMFRNPNERNSGKLLSLSEFLNLAKNSTTLSGVLISVENAAYLREKQGLDVVKAVLDALTETGYSNRTTTKVMIQSTNSSVLVDFKKQSQYETVYKVEETIRDILDSAIEDIKKFASAVVIGKSSVFPVVDGLVTGQTNVVERLQKSQLPVYVELFQNEFVSQPFDFFSDATVEINSYVTGPGINGTITEFPFTAARYRRNRCLASKETLSYMAPVQPGGLLEVVSPGSIPPAEAPNPVFTDADVTEPPLPPVTAKAPTPTPGTPSTTAPAPSGQTQLTLSLLLSVFAMVLASLLLM; from the exons ATGCGAGGGTTACGAGCTTCTTCGCTGTTACTCTGCGGCCTTGTTCTGATTCAGCTGCTTGCTGTTCAAATCGATGCTCAAAGACCTAAAACTCAATGGAAGACGCTCTCTG GCTTTTCACCTCGCGTGATTGCTCGTGGAGGGTTCTCTGGACTGTTCCCAGATTCGAGCCTAGATGCTTACAACTTCGCAATGCAGACAAGTGTAGCAGATGCTGTTCTATGGTGTGATCTTCAGCTCACCAAAGACGGGGCTGGGATTTGCTTCCCTGATCTAACCATGAGCAATGCTTCAAACGTTGAATCTGTTTACCCAAAGGGTCAATCCACTTACCCGGTTAATGGAGTCCCTACTCCCGGTTGGTTCACCATCGATTTCTCCTTGAGAGCTCTCACTAATCTTTCTC TGATCCGAGGTATATTATCTCGTTCAGACAAGTTCGATGGTAATGGATACACGATCTCAACCGTTCAAACTGTAAACAAGGAGATGAAACCGCAAGGCTTTTGGCTTAACGTTCAGCACGACGCCTTCTACGCCCAGCATAATCTGAGCATGAGCAATTTTCTGGTATCAGTTACCAAAACTGTTATCGTTGACTTCATCTCTTCCCCTGAAGTCAACTTCTTCAGGAAGATCGCTGGACGTTTCGGGCGTGAAGGACCGAGCTTTGTCTTCAGGTTTCTCGAGAAAGAACAGTTCGAGCCGACGACAAACAGAACATACGGTTCTATCTTGAGTAACTTGACTTTTGTCAAGACCTTTGCTTCAGGGATTCTTGTTCCCAAGTCTTACGTGTTGCCACTCGATGACAAGCAGTACTTGCTTCCCTCCACTTCCTTGGTTCAAGATGCTCACAAAGCAGGGTTGGAAGTGTTTGCGTCAGGCTTTGCAAATGATGTTGATATTGCACACGACTATAGTTTCGATCCAGTGTCTGAGTATCTGTCTTTTATGGATAATGGCAACTTCTCTGTCGATGGTGTGCTCTCTGATTTTCCCATTACTGCATCTGCATCAGTTG AATGCTTCTCCCACGTGGCCAGAAACGCAACAAAACAAG TGGATTTTCTTGTGATATCCAAAAACGGTGCGAGTGGAGACTATCCAGGATGCACAAACTTGGCATATGAGAAGGCAATCAATGATGGTGCTGATGTTATCGACTGCTCGGTCCAAATGTCCAGCGACGGTAAACCTTTTTGCTCAAGTTCGATCGATCTCGGGAACACCACAATGGTCGCCCAATCTCCTTTGAGAAACCGTTCAACAAGTGTTCCTGAGATTAGCTCAGTTAATGGAATCTACACCTTTACTCTCACATGGCCTGAGATCCAGACCTTGACTC CTGCTATTTCAAACCCCTACAGCAGACGATTCAATATGTTTAGGAATCCAAACGAGAGAAATTCTGGGAAGCTTCTTTCGCTTTCTGAGTTCCTAAACTTGGCAAAGAACTCCACCACTCTCTCCGGTGTTTTGATCAGTGTTGAG AATGCAGCATACCTGAGAGAGAAGCAAGGGCTCGACGTGGTCAAAGCGGTTCTTGATGCACTCACAGAGACTGGATACAGCAATAGAACAACCACAAAAGTCATGATTCAGTCAACAAACAGCTCGGTTCTAGTTGACTTCAAGAAGCAGAGCCAGTACGAGACTGTGTACAAAGTTGAAGAAACCATCCGTGATATTCTCGACTCTGCTATTGAAGACATAAAAAAGTTCGCTAGCGCTGTTGTCATCGGCAAATCATCAGTCTTTCCGGTCGTTGATGGGCTCGTCACTGGGCAAACCAATGTTGTGGAGAGGCTGCAGAAGTCTCAGCTCCCAGTATACGTGGAGCTGTTTCAGAACGAGTTTGTATCGCAACCATTTGACTTCTTCTCTGACGCAACTGTTGAGATTAACTCGTATGTTACTGGACCTGGTATAAATGGAACCATCACCGAGTTCCCATTCACAGCTGCAAGATACAGAA GGAATCGATGTTTGGCCAGCAAAGAAACTCTATCTTACATGGCCCCTGTGCAACCCGGTGGCCTCTTAGAAGTTGTGAGTCCGGGGTCCATACCTCCAGCTGAAGCTCCAAACCCGGTTTTCACAGATGCTGATGTCACTGAGCCACCACTACCTCCGGTTACAGCAAAAGCCCCAACCCCAACCCCTGGAACCCCGTCAACCACTGCACCAGCACCTAGTGGACAAACCCAACTCACTCTATCTCTTCTCCTTTCTGTTTTTGCAATGGTTCTTGCCTCTCTTCTACTTATGTGA
- the LOC125579833 gene encoding glutathione S-transferase T2-like: MYSAQRQIIVWSSNHFGSQIFYNPSSLLIAVDSRHPYSQSSSYLGLLNSQHESVLHENLSYESFHYGASEIPPFSSQQADAPTLPEDTPVDRRERRKWTPADDEVLISVWLNTSKDAVVGNDQKSGTFWKRVGEYVAASTDGREGGEKREFLHCKQRWHKINDLTNKFCGAFAAAERQITSGQNDNDVLKVAHDIFYSDHKSKFTLEHAWCVLRYEQKWLNLNIPKANANSKRRIGETGSQTSTTNVGDHETRPEGIKAAKAKRNNGQVKSLAEFTSIWEMKKEDLAMKEKLSKLAILDTLLAKKEPLSEAEEVVKNKLLAQYF; the protein is encoded by the exons aTGTATTCCGCTCAGAGGCAGATTATCGTCTGGTCAAG TAACCATTTCGGTTCCCAAATCTTCTATAATCCCTCCTCTCTTCTCATTGCTGTGGATTCAAGGCATCCATATAGCCAGTCCTCTAGTTATTTAGGTCTCCTTAACAGTCAACACGAAAGTGTTCTCCATGAGAACCTTTCGTATGAGAGTTTCCATTATGGAGCTTCTGAAATCCCTCCTTTCAGTTCACAACAAGCTGACGCCCCAACTCTACCTGAAGACACACCAGTGGACCGTAGGGAGAGAAGGAAGTGGACACCAGCTGATGACGAGGTTCTAATCAGTGTGTGGCTAAACACATCTAAGGATGCTGTTGTGGGTAATGATCAAAAGTCAGGGACGTTCTGGAAACGAGTTGGGGAATATGTTGCAGCAAGTACTGACGGTAGAGAGGGTGGTGAAAAGAGAGAGTTTCTCCATTGTAAACAGAGGTGGCACAAAATCAATGATCTCACTAACAAGTTCTGTGGTGCATTTGCGGCTGCGGAGAGACAAATTACCAGTGGTCAGAACGACAATGATGTTCTAAAGGTGGCTCATGACATCTTCTACTCTGACCACAAATCCAAATTTACACTTGAGCATGCGTGGTGTGTGTTGAGGTATGAACAAAAATGGCTTAACCTTAATATCCCTAAAGCTAATGCCAATTCGAAGAGAAGAATTGGTGAGACAGGTTCCCAAACTTCAACCACCAATGTTGGTGATCATGAGACAAGGCCTGAAGGTATCAAGGCTGCAAAAGCTAAAAGGAATAATGGTCAAGTGAAGTCTCTTGCTGAGTTTACGAGCATTTGGGAAATGAAAAAGGAGGATTTGGCGATGAAGGAGAAACTGTCAAAGCTGGCCATACTAGACACTCTCCTTGCCAAAAAAGAACCCCTCAGTGAGGCTGAAGAAGTTGTGAAGAACAAACTTCTCGCCCAGTATTTCTGA